The following are from one region of the Acidobacteriota bacterium genome:
- a CDS encoding ABC transporter permease encodes MNLTGIKENTRLAMDTLAAHKFRAALTILGVFIGVLVIVEMAAVLNGFRQTIVDQMEGFGTRNVYLWRYPFIQAGELPVEIKNRKPLTYEDCKVLGDLPAVEYVAPGLMYPIMIPGQPPPLPPEIKYRDKSMIRPQFIGGFPIGEILMNIKLAQGRYFTDVENEHRAYVCVIGFNVTEALFPNEDPIGKTVLCMGQQFTVVGAMAKFKAGPFGSENQDDNDFIIPYWTMRKMIPTQDDHFIIARMREGQMEEGLRQIEEALRIKRGVPLTANNDFEMMTSDSFIKTFDQIIGGVFLVTMVISGIAFLVGGIGVMNIMLVAVTERTREIGIRKAVGAKKGDIILQFLTEAITLTLAGGLAGLGIGWLIATGITAMAPDLAMVIPWWAAVIGFCGSIFVGVVFGILPAMKAANLDPIAALRYE; translated from the coding sequence ATGAATCTTACAGGCATCAAAGAAAATACCAGGTTGGCGATGGACACGCTCGCAGCGCATAAGTTTCGCGCCGCGCTCACCATCCTGGGAGTGTTCATCGGCGTGCTGGTCATCGTTGAAATGGCAGCGGTGTTGAACGGATTTCGTCAGACCATCGTTGACCAGATGGAAGGCTTTGGCACGCGCAATGTTTATTTGTGGCGTTATCCGTTCATTCAAGCCGGCGAGTTGCCTGTCGAAATTAAAAATCGTAAACCGCTGACCTATGAAGACTGCAAGGTGCTCGGCGACTTGCCTGCGGTTGAATATGTCGCGCCGGGTTTGATGTATCCCATCATGATTCCCGGACAACCGCCGCCGCTGCCGCCGGAAATTAAGTATCGTGATAAATCCATGATTCGTCCGCAATTTATCGGCGGCTTTCCGATTGGCGAAATCCTGATGAATATCAAACTGGCGCAGGGGCGTTATTTTACCGATGTGGAAAATGAGCATCGCGCCTATGTGTGTGTCATCGGCTTTAATGTGACAGAAGCCCTTTTCCCGAATGAAGACCCGATAGGGAAAACCGTACTCTGCATGGGACAACAATTCACGGTGGTCGGGGCGATGGCGAAATTCAAAGCCGGGCCGTTTGGCAGTGAAAATCAGGATGATAACGATTTCATCATTCCCTATTGGACAATGCGGAAAATGATTCCCACGCAAGATGACCACTTTATCATTGCGCGCATGCGCGAAGGACAAATGGAAGAAGGGTTGCGCCAAATCGAAGAGGCGTTGCGCATCAAACGCGGCGTGCCGCTTACCGCAAATAACGATTTTGAAATGATGACCTCGGATAGTTTTATTAAAACCTTCGATCAAATCATCGGCGGGGTCTTCCTGGTAACCATGGTGATTTCCGGCATTGCGTTTCTGGTCGGCGGCATCGGGGTGATGAATATCATGCTGGTTGCGGTCACCGAGCGCACCCGCGAGATTGGCATACGCAAAGCGGTGGGCGCGAAAAAAGGCGATATTATTTTGCAATTTCTCACCGAAGCCATCACCCTGACGCTTGCGGGAGGACTCGCGGGCTTAGGTATCGGCTGGTTGATTGCCACAGGGATTACCGCGATGGCACCGGATTTGGCGATGGTTATTCCGTGGTGGGCAGCGGTGATTGGTTTTTGCGGTTCGATATTCGTCGGCGTGGTCTTCGGCATTTTGCCTGCGATGAAAGCCGCCAACCTCGACCCCATCGCGGCGCTGCGTTACGAATAA